In a genomic window of Chrysemys picta bellii isolate R12L10 chromosome 1, ASM1138683v2, whole genome shotgun sequence:
- the REP15 gene encoding rab15 effector protein, with protein sequence MGQKLSQEPNEKNKADILIINEVFSQGVVHASQKLKEYLGFEDSQSKFRPAMDTLNEIFLVNFISFCIEKGVEERITTSKMTKQQSLLLGIDWIWTLSGADKQINLQIAVQSLQMAELLHDETGPSKEATLADQPFKNKSRFEKLQEFCTLVGQDCLGLFIMFGVPGKPKDIRGVMLDSINKEKRKNHLSGENALRQFVLNTDSFLSTKEMLENCLCKKNGLKEVGKVYINFL encoded by the coding sequence ATGGGCCAGAAATTATCACAGGAACCTAACGAGAAGAACAAGGCTGACATTCTCATTATAAACGAGGTGTTCAGCCAAGGAGTGGTCCATGCATCTCAAAAGCTGAAAGAATACCTTGGATTTGAAGATTCTCAGAGCAAATTCCGCCCAGCCATGGATACTTTAAATGAGATCTTTTTGGTGAACTTCATCAGTTTCTGTATTGAAAAAGGAGTGGAGGAGCGTATCACGACCAGCAAGATGACGAAGCAACAGTCTTTGCTGCTTGGGATCGACTGGATCTGGACTTTATCAGGAGCCGACAAACAAATCAATCTTCAGATCGCCGTGCAGTCTTTGCAGATGGCTGAGCTCCTCCATGATGAAACTGGGCCCAGCAAGGAAGCCACGTTAGCAGACCAGCCTTTCAAAAACAAAAGCAGGTTTGAGAAGCTTCAAGAGTTCTGCACGCTGGTGGGACAAGACTGCCTGGGCCTCTTTATAATGTTTGGAGTGCCAGGGAAGCCTAAGGACATTAGAGGAGTCATGCTAGACAGCATCAACAAGGAGAAACGAAAAAATCACCTGTCAGGCGAGAATGCTCTAAGGCAGTTCGTCTTGAACACTGACAGCTTCCTCTCCACTAAAGAAATGCTTGAAAACTGCCTCTGTAAGAAAAATGGGCTCAAGGAGGTGGGCAAGGTGTACATTAACTTTCTTTAA